The proteins below are encoded in one region of Clostridium pasteurianum DSM 525 = ATCC 6013:
- the ilvB gene encoding biosynthetic-type acetolactate synthase large subunit, with protein MKLTGADITIKLLEKCGIDVIAGIPGGTNLPLYDSLFKSDIKHVLARHEQGAAFIAQGIARSTGKAAVCFATSGPGATNLLTAIADAKLDSVPIIAITGQVPYSYMGTDSFQEVDIYGLTIPITKHNFLVRSVEQLFHVIPEAFRIAESGRQGPVLVDIPKDIQNTEFEFDEWPDIERFSEKCDFDIDESLIKKAAKMINEAERPILYVGGGITNSDCGKDLHKFAEKNNIPVTSTLMGLGNFPIDNPLFLGMLGMHGARYTNLLLNKADLLLAFGVRFDDRAIGNVNKFCPDAEIIHVDIDDAEIDKIKKSHLSICGDVQSVLNKIITLIEKNERKDWLGYIEDLKREKPMVFPSKDKYFHPINIIKNISGLVEKDTIITTDVGQHQMWTAQAYPITAPRTFLTSGGLGTMGFGLPTAIGAAIANPDKQVVCFSGDGSFLMNIQELATLADLNLNIKIIILNNGHLGLVRQQQQLFYNEHYMASKFITRPDFAKISEGFGIKGYNIKNDDENLMEILKDIFAEDGPVLVNIPIDNFENVFPMIPPGGGISEMVGGE; from the coding sequence ATGAAGTTAACTGGGGCGGATATAACCATAAAATTATTAGAGAAGTGTGGAATTGATGTAATAGCAGGAATTCCAGGGGGGACCAATCTTCCACTATATGATTCTCTATTTAAAAGTGATATTAAACATGTTTTAGCAAGGCATGAACAAGGAGCTGCGTTTATAGCTCAGGGTATAGCACGTTCTACTGGAAAGGCAGCAGTATGTTTTGCAACATCAGGTCCAGGAGCTACAAATTTGTTAACAGCTATTGCTGATGCCAAACTGGATTCTGTTCCTATTATTGCTATAACTGGCCAAGTACCTTATTCTTACATGGGAACTGATTCTTTTCAGGAAGTAGACATTTATGGATTAACAATACCTATAACAAAGCATAATTTTTTAGTGAGATCTGTAGAACAATTGTTTCATGTTATACCTGAAGCTTTCAGAATAGCTGAAAGTGGACGCCAAGGTCCTGTGCTTGTTGATATACCAAAGGACATACAAAATACTGAATTTGAATTTGATGAATGGCCTGATATAGAAAGATTTTCTGAAAAATGTGATTTTGATATAGATGAGTCTTTAATAAAAAAAGCGGCAAAAATGATAAATGAAGCTGAAAGACCTATTCTATATGTAGGCGGAGGAATAACTAATTCAGATTGTGGAAAAGACCTGCATAAGTTTGCAGAGAAAAATAATATACCAGTTACTTCAACACTGATGGGACTTGGAAATTTTCCTATAGATAATCCCCTTTTTTTGGGGATGCTAGGGATGCATGGAGCCAGATATACTAATTTGCTGTTAAACAAGGCAGATTTACTTTTAGCCTTTGGAGTAAGATTTGATGACAGGGCCATAGGAAATGTAAATAAATTTTGTCCTGATGCTGAAATAATTCATGTGGATATAGATGATGCGGAAATTGATAAAATTAAGAAATCACATCTTTCAATTTGTGGAGATGTACAATCGGTATTAAATAAAATTATTACTTTAATTGAAAAAAATGAAAGAAAAGATTGGCTTGGTTATATTGAAGATTTAAAAAGAGAAAAGCCTATGGTTTTTCCTAGTAAAGATAAATATTTTCATCCAATAAATATAATTAAAAATATAAGTGGATTAGTTGAAAAGGATACTATTATTACAACGGATGTAGGTCAGCATCAAATGTGGACTGCTCAAGCTTATCCAATAACTGCACCTAGAACCTTTTTAACCTCTGGCGGTCTTGGAACTATGGGATTTGGGCTTCCTACAGCTATAGGGGCTGCTATTGCAAATCCTGATAAACAGGTAGTCTGTTTTTCGGGAGACGGATCTTTTTTAATGAATATTCAAGAACTGGCTACTTTAGCAGATTTGAATTTAAACATAAAAATAATAATACTTAATAATGGTCATTTGGGTCTTGTAAGACAGCAACAGCAGTTATTCTATAATGAACATTATATGGCATCAAAGTTTATCACAAGACCAGATTTTGCAAAAATAAGTGAAGGATTTGGCATAAAGGGATATAATATTAAAAATGATGATGAAAATTTGATGGAAATTCTTAAGGACATATTTGCTGAAGATGGTCCAGTTTTAGTTAACATACCTATAGATAATTTTGAAAATGTATTTCCAATGATACCACCAGGGGGAGGTATCTCAGAAATGGTAGGTGGTGAATAG
- a CDS encoding universal stress protein, whose product MAENKKKILIPLDGTERSLHSIDYVKELFRKEDVTITLLNVLEIVIINDMMLSDTVVTNTQQESKATLEKAKARLQGYDVKTTSTFGYAADEILRKAREEKFDIIVMTKSSKKGLARLIGSVTRKVLQEITHSLLVVVPE is encoded by the coding sequence ATGGCTGAAAATAAGAAAAAAATTCTAATTCCACTAGATGGTACTGAGAGAAGCCTGCATTCTATTGATTATGTAAAAGAACTTTTTAGAAAAGAAGATGTTACTATAACTCTTTTAAATGTTCTAGAAATAGTTATTATAAATGACATGATGTTGTCAGATACTGTAGTAACTAATACCCAACAAGAGAGTAAAGCAACTCTTGAGAAGGCTAAAGCCCGTCTTCAAGGCTATGATGTTAAAACTACCAGTACTTTTGGATATGCCGCAGATGAAATACTCAGAAAAGCAAGAGAAGAAAAATTTGATATAATAGTTATGACTAAATCTTCTAAAAAGGGATTAGCCAGATTAATAGGTTCTGTAACTAGAAAGGTTCTTCAAGAAATTACTCATTCCCTTCTTGTTGTAGTTCCGGAATAA
- a CDS encoding thioesterase II family protein, with protein MSKIKLFCIPHAGGSAAAYSKWQNYIDPAIEVCPVELAGRGRRFNEGCYKDISEAVEDIYNIIKEDLNQEYAFLGHSMGSLIAYELTRYIIKLKGRTPEHIFFSGRKAPDVLYENNSIHKLSDEKLKNKSLEFSGTPREVLRNEYMCRAFLKVLRQDFKICETYTYKNEKLKLNCNISILNGDKDNININHIALWKKHTSRSCHIYSFKGGHFYIEDNMERIASIINSTLLQSIN; from the coding sequence ATGAGTAAAATAAAGTTGTTTTGTATACCCCATGCAGGGGGATCAGCTGCAGCCTATTCAAAATGGCAGAATTATATAGATCCAGCTATTGAAGTTTGTCCTGTAGAATTGGCTGGAAGGGGAAGGAGATTTAATGAAGGGTGCTATAAAGATATTAGTGAAGCTGTAGAGGATATATACAATATTATAAAAGAAGACTTAAATCAAGAATATGCATTCTTGGGACACAGTATGGGAAGCTTAATAGCTTATGAACTAACTCGTTATATTATAAAATTAAAAGGCAGAACACCTGAGCATATATTTTTTTCTGGAAGGAAGGCTCCTGACGTTTTATATGAAAATAATTCTATTCACAAATTATCAGATGAGAAACTAAAAAATAAATCATTAGAGTTTTCTGGAACGCCCAGGGAAGTATTAAGAAATGAATATATGTGCAGAGCTTTTCTTAAAGTTTTAAGACAGGACTTTAAAATCTGTGAAACATATACTTATAAAAATGAAAAGCTAAAACTTAATTGTAATATCAGCATTTTAAATGGAGATAAGGATAACATAAATATAAATCACATTGCCCTTTGGAAAAAACATACTTCTAGATCATGTCATATATATTCTTTTAAAGGAGGACATTTTTATATAGAGGATAACATGGAAAGAATAGCATCCATTATAAATTCAACTTTACTGCAATCAATAAATTGA
- a CDS encoding non-ribosomal peptide synthetase, whose protein sequence is MNGQLSKTAQDILHIISNITGHNPKDLEKDMYLEGDLGFDSIKMVTLMNELMKLIPENQVEDFMKKNPVNSLMILDTIGDIIEVFEIWNSTGENISREVKEIIEKQEYLQRGHKGDGKSLEILNAQYPFLASYFAVGTITICNGVRLKGNLNINYLWESWRELINKHSILQAYFKAAPEAKSFKEYKFLLSDYIVPPEISVHDIRNFNQCEQEQYMGSKFEEIINERINIFKWPLHNIKVIQIKNFEYEIIFSNSHLISDGLGNQQIIRELLEIYRGKVLGIEFHFEKEISSSYYNEITEKINFWKDNKEINQFHKYLKNQGKSKYFFNPNGSRKADNNFAKVKSIKYSIDNKTMNRIFAAIKKWRVSLFTLIVSAYLKTIKEHSKEDRNIILNLPTGGKVYPSVDASEMIGCFAQNLALSFDALDIDGHSIERFVKNVDLEIKNALSAGFDRAQTCEAAEEIKNKEMLRQGEMSSIIAGFIRGSLKSNLYLSFVGNTKIESKYGNIEVYDYESYTSTNAGAIDNLIEIFQGRLFISSNYDSCLFNREDIDKFINNFINNIEIIAFYEVKEIKNVNNMTSYKSNIIDEVCNVFNEVCSSKISSSDMDRDLEAELGMDSLQRIRIITRLIKNYRGTDRNSLFECRSLREIILNIHKDMNFQQNIVSYKSSKSNDNIEESVNIPYMKIAKQCKATPNTIAISYEEQSVTYGELDILSNKIANYLRTQGITKGALVGIMVLPGPNMLIGMLGILKSGAAYVPIDAAYPSERIKYILNHAKIQILLTEQELKEELTSVLKDNNSVQGIVFLDEGEIIKDKVSFVQIEKYIWEEASEKVPEYINNPEDLMLIIYTSGSTGNPKGVMLSHEGYMNRLLWHQKMFNLKVGEKVAQKTSCCFDISVWELFWPLMYGGTVCPVRKDIVKNPWRLAEWIMENRINVMHFVPSLFGEFIHAIEYDNYEFNDLRWLIYSGEALPMSFMQKWIDKYGMRIGLANLYGPTEASIDVTCHLIEKRPGADGETSIPIGKSVDNVYILNLDENMRELPQGEIGELWIGGIQLAKGYLNNPEKTSEFFKPNPFKYIPGEYLYRTGDLTSKNTKGEYEYHGRIDSQVKIRGFRVELGEIEAIIHSHPGVKEGAVIAADYGNGNKKLIGFIVGNKVEDIDIKSFVGSKLPKHMVPHEIRIIDNLPKTPNGKTDRKALINLCNSYSNPYISFSNEDRISSDISINEMEYRNESEKNNERFKYNELNVESTITRTDAGKILPLAPAQKWLMEYFEYPYQWAGFTRFTFNQPLDFKDFNRALTILTKKHEILRCELVRQKNKWVQKILSEDLTAEADFYDGSKLSKNHRDKNIEGMIVKTVEKLKVDKWPLWKVIVVKISEISYDISVIGHHLISDIITNGILFQDIWRIYASIISGKSLLKKEESRKSYIDFVEAMDIEKRTNGERFIGYWKNKFSTEDCQFNIPFDCNKGPNDESSSVTEKFNLGKELSSILLGKAKKYFNANVYSILLAPLYRVLSKTYNSSNVIISHRVNGRDFSNDYFFETAGDFAVNFPLGVKVEERDEIKTLVEKIKNQFDEVPLKGVSYDLISENLPFYMYPDFKLTPIRANYLGNRKIPVFKSIEFARENMDRRFSLPHQKRTALLEIFFSIVDGNLVVELEYSDNLFNALTIKKLGNRYISDLEIMLSEVSLDFEKNVGEFIKNNTKGQLSNKVAVITGGGTGIGRAIALNMAKEEAAVIITGRTGSKLQQVVKEIRSFGGEAYAVEANITNLQEIKSMINSLIDRFGKIDILVNNAGITKMSSLVDTDPEEWREIINTNLFGTYNLCYAVTPFMIKERGGKIINIGSDSSLIGYPLMTAYAASKHGVLGLTKALSEELKLYNIQVNAVCPALVDTGMIPSALKSKAIAPEKVAGVVMFLASENADCINGENIQVYGKQDMHWFGSQQMSMLQGILDYRK, encoded by the coding sequence ATGAATGGTCAATTGAGTAAAACTGCACAGGATATTCTACATATAATTTCAAATATTACAGGACATAATCCAAAGGATCTGGAAAAAGATATGTATCTTGAAGGTGATTTGGGCTTTGATTCAATAAAAATGGTAACTCTAATGAATGAACTTATGAAATTAATACCTGAAAATCAAGTTGAGGATTTCATGAAAAAAAATCCTGTAAATTCTTTAATGATTTTAGACACTATAGGAGATATAATAGAAGTTTTTGAAATATGGAATTCTACTGGAGAAAATATCAGCAGAGAAGTTAAGGAAATAATAGAGAAACAGGAATATTTGCAAAGAGGACACAAAGGAGATGGAAAAAGTCTTGAAATATTAAATGCACAATATCCTTTTTTAGCATCTTATTTTGCAGTAGGAACTATAACAATATGTAATGGTGTAAGGTTAAAGGGGAATCTTAATATAAATTATTTGTGGGAAAGCTGGAGAGAACTTATAAATAAACATAGTATACTGCAGGCATACTTTAAGGCGGCACCAGAGGCAAAGTCCTTTAAGGAATATAAGTTTTTACTGTCAGATTATATTGTACCACCAGAAATTTCTGTTCATGATATAAGAAATTTTAATCAATGTGAACAAGAACAATATATGGGTAGTAAATTTGAAGAAATAATAAATGAAAGAATCAATATTTTTAAATGGCCTCTTCATAATATTAAAGTTATTCAAATTAAGAATTTTGAGTATGAAATAATATTCTCTAACAGCCATCTCATTTCTGATGGGCTTGGAAATCAGCAAATAATAAGGGAACTTCTTGAAATATATAGAGGCAAGGTGCTGGGAATAGAATTTCATTTTGAAAAAGAAATATCCTCCTCATACTATAATGAAATAACTGAAAAAATCAATTTTTGGAAAGATAATAAGGAAATAAATCAATTTCACAAATATTTGAAAAATCAGGGTAAAAGCAAATATTTTTTTAATCCCAATGGTAGTAGAAAAGCAGATAATAATTTTGCTAAAGTAAAAAGTATAAAATACAGTATTGACAATAAAACTATGAACAGAATTTTTGCAGCTATAAAAAAATGGAGAGTATCCTTATTCACACTAATTGTCAGTGCCTATTTAAAAACAATCAAAGAACATTCAAAAGAAGATAGAAATATAATACTAAATTTACCTACAGGGGGAAAAGTATATCCTAGTGTTGACGCATCAGAAATGATTGGATGTTTTGCCCAGAATTTAGCCTTAAGTTTTGATGCTTTGGACATAGATGGGCACTCCATAGAAAGATTTGTAAAAAACGTAGATTTGGAAATAAAGAACGCATTGTCAGCTGGATTTGACAGAGCACAGACCTGTGAAGCAGCAGAGGAAATAAAAAACAAAGAAATGCTAAGGCAAGGAGAAATGTCATCTATTATTGCGGGCTTTATAAGAGGAAGTCTAAAATCTAATTTATATTTATCCTTTGTGGGAAATACAAAGATAGAAAGCAAGTATGGGAATATAGAAGTATATGATTATGAATCATATACCTCTACCAATGCAGGGGCTATTGACAATCTTATAGAGATATTTCAAGGAAGACTTTTCATATCTTCCAATTATGACAGCTGTTTATTTAACAGGGAAGATATAGATAAATTCATAAATAATTTTATAAATAATATTGAAATTATAGCATTTTATGAAGTTAAGGAAATAAAAAATGTTAATAATATGACAAGTTATAAATCTAATATAATTGATGAAGTTTGTAATGTATTTAATGAGGTGTGTTCTTCAAAAATTTCTAGCAGTGATATGGATAGGGATTTGGAAGCAGAATTGGGAATGGATTCATTACAGCGTATACGTATTATTACAAGATTAATCAAGAATTATAGAGGTACAGATAGAAATTCTCTGTTTGAATGCAGAAGTTTGAGAGAAATAATTTTAAATATACATAAAGATATGAACTTTCAGCAAAATATTGTCTCTTATAAGAGTTCAAAATCAAATGATAATATAGAAGAAAGCGTTAATATACCTTATATGAAAATAGCAAAGCAGTGTAAAGCAACCCCCAATACTATTGCTATAAGTTATGAGGAACAGTCAGTTACCTATGGAGAATTGGACATACTATCTAATAAAATTGCCAATTATTTGAGAACACAGGGAATTACAAAGGGAGCTCTGGTTGGGATTATGGTTTTACCTGGACCTAATATGCTAATAGGTATGCTTGGAATACTTAAGTCAGGAGCGGCTTATGTACCTATAGATGCGGCTTACCCTTCAGAGCGCATTAAGTATATACTTAACCATGCAAAAATACAGATACTTCTTACAGAACAGGAGCTAAAAGAAGAGCTTACAAGTGTACTCAAAGATAATAACAGTGTTCAGGGAATTGTGTTTTTAGATGAAGGTGAAATTATAAAGGATAAGGTAAGTTTTGTACAGATAGAAAAATATATATGGGAAGAGGCTTCAGAAAAAGTTCCTGAATATATAAATAATCCTGAGGATTTAATGCTTATTATCTATACATCAGGTTCCACTGGAAATCCTAAAGGCGTTATGCTGAGCCATGAAGGTTATATGAATAGGCTTCTTTGGCATCAAAAGATGTTTAATTTGAAGGTTGGAGAAAAAGTTGCTCAGAAAACCTCTTGCTGTTTTGACATATCTGTTTGGGAATTGTTCTGGCCCTTGATGTATGGTGGTACTGTATGCCCTGTAAGAAAGGATATTGTAAAGAATCCATGGAGATTAGCTGAATGGATCATGGAAAACAGAATTAATGTCATGCATTTTGTGCCATCTTTGTTCGGTGAGTTTATTCATGCTATAGAGTATGACAATTATGAATTTAATGATTTGAGATGGCTTATTTACAGTGGTGAAGCATTGCCTATGTCTTTTATGCAAAAGTGGATAGATAAATATGGAATGAGAATTGGATTGGCTAATTTATACGGGCCTACAGAAGCGTCTATTGATGTAACCTGCCATTTAATAGAAAAAAGGCCGGGAGCTGATGGTGAAACAAGTATTCCTATAGGTAAATCAGTTGATAATGTATATATACTTAATCTTGATGAAAATATGAGAGAACTTCCCCAGGGAGAAATTGGTGAACTTTGGATTGGAGGTATACAGCTTGCAAAAGGATATCTTAATAATCCTGAAAAAACTTCTGAATTCTTTAAACCAAATCCATTTAAATATATACCAGGAGAATATCTATATAGAACTGGTGATTTAACCTCTAAAAATACTAAGGGAGAGTATGAATATCATGGACGCATAGATAGTCAAGTAAAAATAAGAGGGTTTAGAGTAGAGTTAGGAGAGATAGAAGCTATTATTCACAGCCATCCTGGAGTAAAGGAAGGGGCAGTAATAGCTGCAGACTATGGAAATGGAAATAAAAAACTCATAGGTTTTATAGTTGGAAATAAAGTAGAGGATATTGATATAAAATCATTTGTAGGCAGTAAACTTCCAAAGCACATGGTACCTCATGAGATAAGAATTATAGATAATTTACCTAAAACACCAAATGGCAAAACTGACAGAAAAGCCTTGATAAACTTGTGTAATAGTTATTCTAATCCATATATTTCTTTTTCAAATGAAGATAGAATTAGCTCTGATATTTCCATCAATGAAATGGAGTATAGAAATGAAAGTGAAAAAAATAATGAGAGATTTAAGTATAATGAATTAAATGTGGAATCAACTATTACAAGAACAGATGCAGGAAAAATATTGCCTTTAGCACCTGCTCAAAAGTGGCTTATGGAGTATTTTGAATATCCTTATCAATGGGCAGGTTTCACAAGATTTACCTTTAATCAACCCTTGGATTTTAAGGACTTTAACAGAGCACTTACAATACTTACAAAAAAGCATGAAATACTTAGATGTGAACTTGTAAGGCAAAAAAATAAATGGGTGCAGAAAATTCTTTCAGAGGATCTAACAGCAGAGGCTGATTTTTACGATGGATCAAAGCTTTCAAAGAACCATAGAGATAAAAATATAGAAGGGATGATAGTAAAAACCGTTGAGAAATTAAAAGTTGATAAATGGCCCTTATGGAAGGTAATAGTAGTTAAAATATCTGAAATCTCCTATGATATATCCGTGATTGGTCATCATCTTATATCGGATATAATTACCAATGGAATATTATTTCAGGATATTTGGAGGATATATGCTTCAATTATTTCAGGAAAATCCTTATTGAAAAAAGAGGAAAGTAGAAAATCCTATATAGATTTTGTTGAAGCTATGGATATAGAAAAACGAACTAATGGTGAAAGGTTCATTGGTTACTGGAAAAATAAATTTTCAACAGAAGATTGTCAGTTCAATATACCTTTTGATTGCAATAAAGGACCTAATGATGAATCATCCTCTGTTACGGAAAAATTCAATCTGGGTAAAGAATTATCTTCAATACTTCTTGGAAAGGCAAAGAAATATTTTAATGCCAATGTGTATTCAATACTGCTGGCACCTTTATATAGGGTTTTAAGTAAAACCTATAACAGTTCAAATGTAATTATAAGTCATAGAGTTAACGGAAGAGATTTTAGTAATGATTACTTCTTTGAAACTGCGGGAGATTTTGCAGTGAATTTTCCACTTGGAGTTAAGGTAGAAGAAAGAGATGAAATAAAAACTTTAGTAGAGAAAATAAAAAATCAATTTGATGAAGTTCCTTTGAAAGGAGTAAGCTATGATCTTATTTCAGAAAATCTGCCTTTTTATATGTATCCTGATTTTAAGTTAACTCCTATTAGGGCAAATTATCTGGGAAATAGGAAAATTCCTGTATTTAAATCCATTGAATTTGCGAGGGAGAATATGGATAGAAGATTTTCTCTACCTCATCAAAAGAGAACAGCTCTATTGGAAATTTTCTTCTCCATAGTTGATGGAAATTTGGTGGTAGAACTTGAATATTCGGATAATCTATTTAATGCACTGACTATTAAGAAATTAGGAAACAGGTATATTTCTGATTTAGAAATAATGCTTTCGGAAGTTTCTTTGGATTTTGAAAAAAATGTAGGAGAATTTATTAAAAACAATACTAAAGGACAGCTTTCAAATAAAGTTGCAGTTATAACTGGAGGAGGAACTGGTATAGGAAGAGCCATTGCTTTAAATATGGCAAAGGAAGAAGCTGCTGTAATTATAACAGGAAGAACTGGCTCAAAGCTTCAGCAGGTTGTAAAAGAAATCAGAAGCTTTGGCGGAGAAGCCTATGCTGTAGAAGCAAATATAACCAATCTTCAAGAAATAAAAAGTATGATAAATTCATTAATAGACAGATTCGGTAAAATAGATATTCTTGTAAATAATGCAGGTATTACAAAAATGTCTTCTCTAGTAGATACTGATCCAGAAGAGTGGAGAGAAATAATAAATACAAATTTATTTGGTACTTACAATCTTTGTTATGCTGTGACACCTTTTATGATTAAGGAAAGAGGCGGGAAAATAATAAATATAGGCTCAGATTCTTCCTTGATAGGATATCCTCTTATGACTGCCTATGCCGCTTCTAAGCATGGAGTTCTAGGGCTTACTAAAGCTCTTTCTGAGGAATTAAAGCTCTACAACATTCAGGTTAATGCAGTTTGTCCTGCATTAGTAGATACGGGTATGATACCGTCAGCTCTCAAATCAAAGGCTATAGCACCGGAGAAAGTAGCAGGAGTAGTTATGTTTTTAGCTTCAGAGAATGCAGATTGTATAAATGGAGAGAATATTCAGGTATATGGAAAACAAGATATGCATTGGTTTGGCTCACAGCAGATGAGTATGCTTCAAGGAATTTTAGACTACAGGAAATAA
- a CDS encoding ATP-binding protein: MENTTFSVDFEMKSAKLALDSICIYRKLLDDDVISSLRLLLDYINMGKGELSCFTNLYSNFFFYLAKNGANSLEEYVVDKIIFDENSFSLKAQIKIAEKDENLMERAAANDLANLQLIARLNPCSIKNEIIRCFENSDFKYIVERLPEWKVEGDTSLDNSPEHVKKIKNVFYSSSKWKECIVELRKFHENYGCGIFAMYRAFVWERENNIGYCKGIEHPDPISLSDLIGYEKERSLVLENTEQFLKGFSANNALLHGDRGTGKSSTVKAVLNKYYTEGLRMIEVPKAYLTDFPYIIRDLKDRPQKFIIFVDDLVFADDEQSYTALKAMLEGGLENKSSNMIIYATSNRRHLVKEYFDERPGIQASSSEVHASDSVQEKLSLADRFGINIVFSSPTKNEYLNIVDGIAEKRKLKIDKELLHSEALKWEIWYNGRSARTARQFIDWIEGKLAMNEI; the protein is encoded by the coding sequence ATGGAAAACACAACTTTTTCAGTAGATTTCGAAATGAAAAGTGCAAAATTGGCACTGGATTCTATTTGTATTTACAGGAAATTATTAGATGATGATGTTATAAGCAGCTTAAGATTACTTCTTGATTATATAAATATGGGTAAAGGTGAATTATCCTGTTTCACTAATTTGTACAGTAATTTCTTTTTTTATTTAGCAAAAAATGGTGCAAACTCTTTAGAGGAATATGTAGTTGATAAAATTATTTTTGATGAAAATTCTTTTTCATTGAAAGCACAAATTAAAATTGCAGAAAAAGATGAAAATTTAATGGAAAGAGCAGCTGCAAATGATTTGGCAAATCTTCAGCTTATTGCCAGATTAAATCCCTGTAGCATCAAGAATGAAATTATAAGATGTTTTGAAAATAGTGATTTTAAATACATAGTAGAAAGACTTCCAGAGTGGAAGGTTGAGGGGGATACTTCCTTAGATAATTCTCCTGAACATGTAAAAAAAATAAAGAACGTATTTTATTCAAGCAGTAAATGGAAAGAGTGTATAGTAGAACTTAGAAAATTCCATGAAAATTATGGCTGTGGCATTTTTGCAATGTATAGGGCCTTTGTTTGGGAAAGAGAAAATAATATTGGCTATTGTAAGGGAATTGAACATCCAGATCCTATTTCTCTTTCTGATCTTATTGGATATGAGAAGGAACGTTCTCTTGTACTCGAAAATACGGAACAGTTTTTAAAGGGATTTTCTGCTAACAATGCATTGCTTCATGGAGATAGGGGGACTGGAAAGTCTTCTACAGTGAAAGCTGTATTAAACAAATACTATACAGAAGGATTGCGTATGATTGAAGTGCCTAAAGCCTATCTTACAGATTTTCCTTATATAATAAGGGATTTAAAGGATAGACCTCAAAAATTTATCATATTTGTAGATGATTTGGTATTTGCAGATGATGAGCAAAGCTATACTGCACTTAAAGCTATGCTGGAAGGCGGACTTGAAAATAAATCGTCAAACATGATAATATATGCAACTTCTAATAGACGACATCTTGTAAAAGAATATTTTGATGAAAGACCAGGAATACAGGCATCTTCTTCAGAAGTTCATGCTAGTGACAGTGTACAGGAAAAGCTTTCTCTTGCAGATAGATTTGGTATAAATATTGTGTTCTCATCTCCAACTAAAAATGAATATCTTAATATTGTTGATGGAATAGCTGAAAAGAGAAAGCTTAAAATTGATAAAGAATTGCTGCATAGTGAAGCTTTAAAATGGGAAATTTGGTATAATGGACGTTCAGCTAGAACTGCAAGACAGTTTATAGACTGGATAGAAGGAAAGTTAGCTATGAATGAAATTTAA
- the ilvN gene encoding acetolactate synthase small subunit, which translates to MKYNENYVIELIVNNHPGVMSHIVGLFSRRAFNLEGILCLRIDEGNTSRMYLLVKNDDRTEQILKQLEKLYDVIRVSLHTEEECPVFNTLH; encoded by the coding sequence ATGAAGTATAATGAGAATTACGTAATTGAACTTATAGTAAATAATCATCCGGGAGTTATGTCACATATAGTAGGGCTTTTTTCCAGAAGAGCTTTTAACCTTGAAGGAATATTATGTTTAAGGATAGATGAGGGTAATACCAGCCGAATGTATCTTCTTGTTAAAAATGATGATCGTACAGAACAAATTTTGAAGCAGCTTGAAAAATTATATGATGTTATAAGAGTTTCTCTTCATACAGAGGAAGAGTGCCCAGTATTTAACACACTGCATTAA